Proteins encoded together in one Electrophorus electricus isolate fEleEle1 chromosome 9, fEleEle1.pri, whole genome shotgun sequence window:
- the si:dkeyp-118a3.2 gene encoding uncharacterized protein si:dkeyp-118a3.2 has translation MEDRSHSSCVLPPITDRCYCCLHSEMQKDTKQLCVNVCVGSGAVPEKACEEGRGGVKYDVANADTTIPAEEPITMADLMEESQVQQETVTMTTLQTDTAAKNS, from the exons ATGGAAGACCGGAGTCATAGCAGCTGCGTTCTTCCTCCTATTACAGATCGTTGTTACTGCTGTTTACATTCTGAAATGCAAAAGGACACCAAACag CtctgcgtgaatgtgtgtgttggcagtggGGCGGTCCCCGAGAAAGCATGCGaagaaggaagaggaggtgTTAAATATGATGTGGCAAACGCAGATACAACCATACCAGCTGAAGAACc AATTACCATGGCTGATCTAATGGAGGAATCTCAAGTCCAGCAAGAGactgtcaccatgacaactcTTCAGACAGACACTGCAGCCAAAAACTCATAA
- the tyrp1b gene encoding LOW QUALITY PROTEIN: tyrosinase-related protein 1b (The sequence of the model RefSeq protein was modified relative to this genomic sequence to represent the inferred CDS: inserted 4 bases in 3 codons; substituted 3 bases at 3 genomic stop codons) encodes MMCWSVFLVCVFITLMQGQFPPECMTPAGLRSGTCCPSPTGLSNDKCGSRTGRGXCVPVIADFRXHGSQYPHYRRDDRERWPLRFFNRTCRCNRHFSGYNCGQCRHGXTGPDCEQSISVVCRNIIQMSPKEKQAFINALDRAKRTTHPDLMICTQRYEEIFGLDGNTMQCESTTIYNFFVWTNYYSVGKTYMGPGQDSFXGVDFSHEGPGFVTWDRYQLMQLERDMQDMLGDPTFALPYWNFAIGGSECDICTDELLGARSNFDMNGISSNFVFSQWWIICESVEEYETLGTICNSTESHPIRQNPAGNMAQPMIHKLPKPQDVIDCLEMSHFDTPPFYSTSSQSFRNSVEGYSVPQGKYDPAVWSLHNLANLFLNGTGSQIHLSPNDPIFVLLHTFTNAIFDEWIRIHRPDAVAYPKESTPIGHNLHFNMVPFWPPITNAEMFVPAPVSLGYSYEIQWPTLPFTLSEVFTIVIVVMVLVXGVSTCLMRVYGPEEGLDLLLREXTGCYSEDEQRREKLQSVV; translated from the exons ATGATGTGCTGgagtgtgtttttggtgtgCGTGTTCATCACGCTGATGCAAGGTCAGTTCCCACCAGAGTGCATGACACCTGCAGGACTACGCAGTGGTACCTGCTGTCCATCACCCACTGGGCTGTCCAATGACAAATGTGGATCTAGAACAGGGCGGGG GTGTGTGCCAGTCATCGCTGACTTCCGCTGACATGGGTCTCAGTACCCTCATTACAGACGGGATGATCGGGAAAGATGGCCACTGAGGTTCTTTAACAGGACCTGCCGTTGTAACAGACATTTCAGTGGCTACAACTGTGGACAGTGCAGACATGGGTGAACTGGCCCAGACTGTGAACAGAGTATCTCTGTAG TGTGTCGTAACATCATACAGATGTCACCCAAGGAGAAGCAGGCATTCATAAATGCTCTGGACCGAGCTAAAAGGACCACCCACCCTGATCTGATGATCTGCACACAGCGCTATGAGGAGATCTTTGGTCTGGATGGAAATACCATGCAGTGCGAGAGCACTACCATCTATAACTTCTTTGTCTGGACCAATTATTATTCGGTGGGGAAGACTTACATGGGTCCTGGACAGGATAGCT GGGGTGTGGACTTCTCTCATGAAGGCCCCGGATTCGTCACGTGGGACCGTTACCAACTGATGCAGTTGGAGAGAGACATGCAG GACATGCTTGGGGATCCGACGTTCGCCCTGCCATACTGGAACTTTGCGATCGGTGGTAGCGAGTGTGATATCTGCACAGATGAGCTGCTGGGAGCCAGGAGCAACTTTGATATGAATGGCATCAGCTCCAATTTTGTGTTCTCTCAGTGGTGGATAATCTGTGAGAGTGTGGAGGAGTACGAAACACTGGGGACCATCTGCAACA GTACAGAAAGCCATCCAATCAGGCAGAATCCTGCTGGTAACATGGCTCAGCCAATGATCCATAAACTTCCGAAACCTCAAGATGTCATTGACTGTCTGGAAATGAGCCACTTTGACACACCTCCATTCTACTCAACCTcctcccaaagctttagaaactCAGTTGAAG GTTATAGTGTGCCCCAAGGGAAGTATGACCCAGCAGTGTGGAGTCTACACAACCTAGCTAACTTGTTCCTGAATGGCACCGGAAGCCAGATCCACCTGTCCCCAAATGACCCCATCttcgtcctgctccacaccttCACCAATGCCATCTTCGACGAGTGGATCCGGATACACAGGCCAG ATGCAGTGGCCTACCCTAAAGAGAGCACCCCCATTGGTCACAACTTGCACTTCAACATGGTGCCTTTCTGGCCTCCAATtacaaatgctgaaatgttcgTCCCTGCACCTGTCAGCCTGGGATACAGCTATGAGATCCAATGGCCAA CTCTGCCATTCACCCTCTCTGAGGTCTTCACAATAGTGATCGTGGTGATGGTGCTGG CTGGAGTCAGCACATGCCTCATGCGAGTGTACGGCCCGGAGGAGGGACTGGATCTCTTGCTCAGGGAATAAACCGGCTGTTACTCAGAAGATGAACAGAGAAGGGAGAAGCTTCAGTCTGTAGTCtga